Below is a window of Streptomyces sp. ITFR-16 DNA.
ATATGGCATGCTGCGGACCCAGGCTCTCGGGGTGGAAGAGTCGCGCGAGCTGATCGAGAAGATGGCAGAAGGACTATGAGTACTGACCTCAAGTGGTTCAAGAGCAGCTACAGCGGCAGCGACGGCGGCAACTGCGTCGAGATCGCCCTCGCCTGGACCAAGTCCAGCCACAGCAGCGATGACAGCGGCAACTGCGTCGAGGTCGCCACCTGCCCGCACACCGTCCACGTGCGCGACTCCAAGGACACCGCCGTCCCCGCCCTCGCCCTCTCCCCTGACGCCTGGGCCGCCTTCCTCCAGTACGCCGCCGCCTGAGGCGCTACGAGCAGTCCGCGTGGCACGCGTACGGCCGGTCGGGGCAGTGCGGGCACACGAAGAGGTAGAGCCCTCCCATGTCGCCCAGCATCAGCCCCGGCGCGCGCTGGACGCGGCTGCGCTCCTCGTACGGAAGGTCCAGGACCGTGCCGGTGGCAGGCATGTCCTCCACGGGCAGCCAGGTGCGCCACGACTCCCCGTCGAACTCCGCGCTGTTGATCGTCAGCAGGTGGTCCATGCGGTGGCCGCAGGCCGGGCAGTCCGGCCAGTGGGGGTCCTGCGTCCACGTCGGGTAGCCGCCGGCCTTGGCGCCTGACGCCACCGACAGGTGGGACCAGTACGACCAGCCGGTCTCCTCCTCGATCTCCTCGAACCGCTCCTCCAGGGGTTCGGCGATGTCGTCCGGCAGGTCCCAGTTCGGGTATTCGGTGACCCGTTCCGGGTGCAGGACGCAAGGGTCGGGGAGGTAGTCGTCCGGGGCGCCCTCGGGCCGGGGCGGTACGGCGGGCTCCTCGTCGCACGCGGAGCTGTCGCGCCAGTACAGCTCCGGGCGGGGCACATAGCCGGCCTCGTGGTCGAACGGGCACCACAGCACCTGGAGGACGTCCGTACCGGCCGGGAAGGGGAGTTCGGGCACATCGGCCGCGTACAGCTGGAGTACGGGCACCAGCGGCAGCGGACCGCTCCCCTTGGCCGGGGCGAGGTCCGTACGGGGGTGGTCGTCCTCGCAGTGCGGCCATGCCTCCGCACGCGGCCACCGCACGGGCCCGCCCATCGAGCTGTCGCCCGGCCCAGGGTTCCCGGCCCGGGGATGCAGCCGCACGGTCTCCTTGCGGAAGGCGGCGACCTCCGGGAACAGCGCCTCCACGTCGAGCGGGCGCGGCGGAGTCGTACGGGACCCGCCCGCCGCGTCGCTCACGCCGTTTCCCCCGCCCGCTGCGCGAACACCTCGCGGGCCGCCGCGATGCCGTTCAGCGCGGCCGGGAAGCCCGCGTAGCCCGCCATCTGCATGATGACCTCGACGGCCTCCTCCCGCGTGCCGCCGACGTTGAGCAGACCGTGGAGGTGCACCCGGAGCTGGGGGCCGACCGTGCCGAGGGCGGTGCAGAGGGCGACGGTGACCAGTTCGCGGGTCTTCAGGTCCAGGCCGCAGCGGGAGTAGATGTCGCCGAAGCAGAACTCGATGAGGTAGCGGGCCAGGTCCGGGGCGATGTCCTGGAGGGAGTCGATGACCTGCCGGCCCGCGTGCCCGTCGATGCGGTCGAGCGCGGCCTTGCCCCGCTCGAAACGGTCGCCGCCCTCGGGGGCGGACGCGGGCGTGGCGGGGGCGTCGTCGGGGCGGGAGCCGAAGACCTCGCGGGCGGCGGCGAGGCCGTTGAGCGCGGCGGGGAATCCGGCGTAGACGCAGACGTGGACGAGGGTCTCCACGATCTCCCGGCGGGTGCAGCCGACATTCAGCGCGCCCCCGATGTGGAAGCGCAGCTGCGGCGCCGCGTTGCCCATGGCCGCGAGGGCGGCGACGGTGCTCAACTGGCGCTCGCGGTAGGTGAGCCCGGGGCGGGAGTAGATGTCCCCGTAGCCGAACTCGACGGTGTACCGGCCGAGGTCCGGGGCGATGTCGGCGAGGCTGTCCAGGACCGCCGGCCGCTCCTCGCCGCCAACCTGCCGGAGGGCGGCGAGACCACGCTCGTAACGGTCGTCGGTGCCGGTGGGGGTGGTGGCTTCGCGCTGTTCGTTGTTCATGCCACGGAACATAGGACTTCGAGTGAACTCCAACGCAAGCGGGGTCGCCCGCGCTGCCCGCAGCCGGGCTGCGCGATGCGCCCCCGTGCGCCCTCTATCGTGGCCGCATGACCGCAGACCTCATTCGCATCGTGTCCCGTGACTCGCCCATGGCGCTCGCCCAGGTGGAGCGTGTCCGCGCCGAGTTGGCCGCGCTCCACCCCGGCATCCGGACCGAGGTGGTGCCGGTCAGGACGACCGGGGACAAGTGGATGGGCGACCTCTCGCTGGTCGAGGGCAAGGGCGCGTTCACCAAGGAGGTCGACCAGGCGCTGCTGGCGGGCGAGGCGGATCTCGCGGTGCACTGCGTGAAGGACGTGCCCGCGGACCGGCCGCTGCCCGCCGGTACGACGTTCGCCGCGTTCCTGAAGCGCGACGACATCCGGGACGCGCTCATCCACCCGGCCGGGCTGACCCTGGACCAGCTGCCGCCCGGGACCCGGATCGGCACCTCGTCCGTCCGGCGCATCGCCCAACTGGCCGCCTCGCACCCGCATCTGGACTGCGTACCGATGCGCGGCAACGCCAACCGGCGCCTGGAGAAACTGGCCGCCGGCGAGGCGGACGCGCTACTGCTGGCCGTGTCCGGGCTGGAGCGCATCGGCCGGACCGATGTGATCACCGAGATCCTGTCGCCCGAGGTGATGTGCCCGCCGATCGGCGCCGGGGTCCTGGCCCTCCAGTGCCGTGAGGGGGACACCGAGCTCATCGACCTGGTGAGCGCGCTGGGCGACCCCGCGACCTACCGCGAGACGACGGCCGAGCGGATGTTCCTGCACGTCCTCCAGGGGCACTGCAACAGCCCGATCGCGGGGTACGCCCAGGTCGAGGGCAATGGCGAACTCGCCCTGCGGGCCAAGGTCTTCACGCCCGACGGCAAGACGGTCCTGAACGCCCACGAGTGGGCGGGCCGGCTGGACCCCGCCACCCTCGGCACGTCCGTCGCCGTCGCCCTGCTCCGCCAGGGGGCGCGCGAACTGATCGACGGCATCGCGCACTGAGGGCGGCCCCGGTTCAGAGCCGGGTGGCCGTGCGGATCAGGCCCGCCAGGGCCAGGGAGCGGCTGTGCGCGGGCCAGGCGATGTGGGTGACGACGGGCGGCGCGTCGGTCAGGGGCACGGCGGCGTGCTCCGTCCACAGCCAGGCGCGGGCCGACTCGGGGAAGACGGCCAGGGTGCGGCCCAGCGCGATCAGCTGGGCCAGCTGTGTCTGGTCGCGGACCTCGGGGCCC
It encodes the following:
- a CDS encoding DUF397 domain-containing protein yields the protein MSTDLKWFKSSYSGSDGGNCVEIALAWTKSSHSSDDSGNCVEVATCPHTVHVRDSKDTAVPALALSPDAWAAFLQYAAA
- a CDS encoding DUF1963 domain-containing protein, which produces MSDAAGGSRTTPPRPLDVEALFPEVAAFRKETVRLHPRAGNPGPGDSSMGGPVRWPRAEAWPHCEDDHPRTDLAPAKGSGPLPLVPVLQLYAADVPELPFPAGTDVLQVLWCPFDHEAGYVPRPELYWRDSSACDEEPAVPPRPEGAPDDYLPDPCVLHPERVTEYPNWDLPDDIAEPLEERFEEIEEETGWSYWSHLSVASGAKAGGYPTWTQDPHWPDCPACGHRMDHLLTINSAEFDGESWRTWLPVEDMPATGTVLDLPYEERSRVQRAPGLMLGDMGGLYLFVCPHCPDRPYACHADCS
- a CDS encoding carboxymuconolactone decarboxylase family protein, with translation MNNEQREATTPTGTDDRYERGLAALRQVGGEERPAVLDSLADIAPDLGRYTVEFGYGDIYSRPGLTYRERQLSTVAALAAMGNAAPQLRFHIGGALNVGCTRREIVETLVHVCVYAGFPAALNGLAAAREVFGSRPDDAPATPASAPEGGDRFERGKAALDRIDGHAGRQVIDSLQDIAPDLARYLIEFCFGDIYSRCGLDLKTRELVTVALCTALGTVGPQLRVHLHGLLNVGGTREEAVEVIMQMAGYAGFPAALNGIAAAREVFAQRAGETA
- the hemC gene encoding hydroxymethylbilane synthase encodes the protein MTADLIRIVSRDSPMALAQVERVRAELAALHPGIRTEVVPVRTTGDKWMGDLSLVEGKGAFTKEVDQALLAGEADLAVHCVKDVPADRPLPAGTTFAAFLKRDDIRDALIHPAGLTLDQLPPGTRIGTSSVRRIAQLAASHPHLDCVPMRGNANRRLEKLAAGEADALLLAVSGLERIGRTDVITEILSPEVMCPPIGAGVLALQCREGDTELIDLVSALGDPATYRETTAERMFLHVLQGHCNSPIAGYAQVEGNGELALRAKVFTPDGKTVLNAHEWAGRLDPATLGTSVAVALLRQGARELIDGIAH